One segment of Macrotis lagotis isolate mMagLag1 chromosome 1, bilby.v1.9.chrom.fasta, whole genome shotgun sequence DNA contains the following:
- the MSGN1 gene encoding mesogenin-1 encodes MDKLQETLLGLEEGLACSSPAFLSSWDWKDTPGPFDLGRAGSPQSLSPTPSFASSSSPAHPGVADLACGHGAGDGGSGSGSLVACGMLAFPSTYLQSPGPSKAPKGTKVRMSAQRRRKASEREKLRMRALADALHTLRNYLPPVYSQRGQPLTKIQTLKYTIKYIGELTDLLNGAQRT; translated from the coding sequence ATGGACAAACTGCAGGAGACGCTGCTGGGCCTCGAGGAGGGGCTGGCCTGCTCCAGCCCTGCCTTTCTCTCCTCTTGGGACTGGAAGGACACACCCGGCCCCTTCGACCTGGGCCGGGCAGGCTCCCCTCAGAGCCTGTCCCCCACCCCGTCCTTCGCCTCTTCTTCCTCACCTGCCCACCCAGGGGTGGCCGACCTGGCCTGTGGCCACGGTGCGGGTGATGGTGGCAGCGGCAGTGGCAGCCTGGTGGCCTGTGGCATGTTGGCCTTCCCTTCCACCTACCTGCAGAGTCCGGGCCCCAGCAAGGCCCCGAAGGGCACCAAAGTCAGAATGTCGGCCCAGAGGAGGCGCAAGGCCAGCGAGAGGGAGAAGCTGCGGATGAGGGCTCTGGCCGACGCCCTGCACACCCTCCGCAATTACCTGCCCCCAGTCTACAGCCAGCGGGGCCAGCCCCTCACCAAGATCCAGACCCTGAAATACACCATCAAATACATCGGGGAGCTCACGGACCTCCTCAACGGGGCCCAGCGGACCTAG